ATGCTCGTACTCAGCAGAAAAGTCGGGGAACGGATCGTGATCGGACCCAACGTGACGATCACGGTGGTAGCCGTGCATGGAGAACGAGTAAAACTCGGCTTCGAAGCGCCGGGCAGTGTGCCCATTCATCGCCACGAGATTTATCAGCGCATTCAACTCGAGGAAGAAGCTGCCCATGCGGCAACTTCTCGAGCGGCCGATGCCTCGGTTTCCCTTGTTACGGCATTGCA
The window above is part of the Pirellulales bacterium genome. Proteins encoded here:
- the csrA gene encoding carbon storage regulator CsrA — its product is MLVLSRKVGERIVIGPNVTITVVAVHGERVKLGFEAPGSVPIHRHEIYQRIQLEEEAAHAATSRAADASVSLVTALHPEFA